One Setaria italica strain Yugu1 chromosome II, Setaria_italica_v2.0, whole genome shotgun sequence DNA segment encodes these proteins:
- the LOC101772089 gene encoding seipin-2 — MATRPTDHPPMDDGDPSAATASSSSPASDDTFFDAVDSLPSPSFSPSPPHTPSSSTLRRRPRSAKILKQPDPVLSPSPSASAAASTVTAVEDEPVKPDASEATSAAPRTDPPPDEEEEEDEAHEKANGADVEAEARAPSPAPSILEYLAVLVIKAVVFQVSALISCLAFPVRLLQWWFLFVTDPLGLARRARAWALGVAGDAAGALTARFGGGEGVGKVAQRLVWGSLWAAYVCVVLCALLVMAFLGGGLLVGRIVEKPVQVTETLNFDYTKPSPVAFVPVPRLVPPNQRMQLEVSLTLPESDYNRRLGVFQVKAEFLSADGKVISTSSQPCMLKFKSAHMHFIETFLRSVSLLSGYSSESQVIRLKMRGITEGLEPTTGVRIILGQRAEFGPGAGIPEIYAASLKLEAELPLLKRLLWNWRWTLFVWSSMGLFVFELLFTLVCCRPCIFPRSGHNVAAP, encoded by the exons ATGGCCACCCGTCCCACCGATCACCCGCCGATGGACGACGGcgacccctccgccgccactgcctcctcctcctcacccgcCTCCGACGACACCTTTTTCGACGCGGTTGACtcgctcccctccccttccttttccccttcccctccccacaccccctcctcctccacgctccgccgccgcccgcgaagCGCGAAAATTCTAAAGCAGCCCGACCCCGtcctctccccttctccctcggcctccgcggccgcctccACCGTCACTGCCGTCGAAGACGAGCCTGTAAAGCCCGACGCATCCGAggccaccagcgccgccccccgcacTGACCCACCCCccgacgaggaagaggaggaggatgaagcgcACGAGAAGGCCAATGGTGCTGATGTTGAGGCGGAGGCGCGTGCTCCTTCGCCGGCCCCGAGCATTCTCGAGTATCTCGCCGTGCTCGTCATTAAAGCGGTGGTCTTCCAGGTCAGCGCGCTCATCAGCTGCCTCGCGTTCCCGGTCCGGCTGCTGCAATGGTGGTTCCTCTTCGTGACCGATCCGCTCGGACTGGCCCGGCGCGCGAGGGCGTGGGCGCTCGGTGTGGCTGGCGACGCTGCGGGCGCTCTGACCGCGCGGTTTGGAGGTGGGGAGGGCGTGGGGAAGGTGGCGCAGAGGCTGGTGTGGGGGTCGCTCTGGGCTGCGTACGTCTGTGTGGTTCTGTGTGCACTGCTGGTTATGGCATTCCTGGGAGGGGGCCTCTTGGTGGGAAGAATTGTGGAGAAGCCTGTTCAGGTGACCGAGACCCTGAATTTCGATTACACCAAGCCTAGCCCGGTGGCGTTTGTGCCGGTGCCGAGATTGGTGCCTCCGAATCAGCGAATGCAGCTTGAGGTATCGCTGACGCTGCCAGAATCCGATTACAACCGGAGGCTTGGTGTTTTCCAG GTAAAGGCAGAGTTCCTATCTGCAGATGGCAAAGTGATCTCAACTTCAAGTCAACCATGCATGCTTAAGTTCAAGAGCGCTCACATGCACTTCATAGAGACATTTCTCCGAAGCGTCTCCCTCTTGTCTGGCTATTCCTCGGAATCCCAGGTTATTAGACTAAAAATGAGGGGTATCACTGAGGGTTTGGAACCAACAACGGGAGTCAGGATAATCCTAGGACAAAGAGCAGAGTTTGGTCCTGGTGCGGGCATCCCGGAGATCTATGCTGCATCACTGAAGCTTGAGGCTGAACTCCCTCTTCTCAAGAGATTACTCTGGAACTGGAGATGGACCCTTTTTGTTTGGAGCAGTATGGGGCTCTTTGTTTTCGAATTGCTGTTTACACTTGTGTGCTGTAGACCTTGTATATTCCCCAGGAGTGGGCATAATGTTGCTGCTCCTTAg